The genomic window GTCATGTTATTGAAGCTGTAACAGCGGAAGATGAAACAACTGTTGTATTTACATTAAAACGTCCACAGGCTCCGTTCTTAAAGAACTTAGCGATGAGCCCATTTGCGATTGCAAGTCCTACAGCAGTTAAAGATCTTGGCGATAAATTTGGAGACGAGCCAAAAGGTGCTGGAACAGGTCCTTTCCAATTCGAGGAATGGAAGAGAAATGATAAGGTTGTCATTAAAAAGTATGACGGCTATTGGAATAGTGAATTTCCGAAAGTAGACGAAGTTGTATTTAAGTCAATACCTGAAAACTCTGCTCGATTAAATGCTTTAAAAGCAGGAGAAATTGACTTAGCAGATGGCATTAACCCAAGCGATGCGGAAGGAATCAATTCGGATGATAGTCTTCAATTATTTGAGCGTCCATCAATGAACGTTGGGTACTTAGGGTTAACAAGTACGCGTCCACCGTTTGATAATCCATTAGTACGTCAAGCGATAAACCATGCAATTGACAAACAAGCGATTATTGATGCGTTCTATGAAGGTCAAGCAGAAGTAGCGAAAAATCCAATGCCGCCAGTAATCTCTGGTTACAACGACGATATCGAAGGTTATGATTACAATCCTGAAAAAGCGAAGGAATTGTTAGCAGAAGCGGGTATGGAAGATGGATTTGAAATGGAACTTTGGGCAATGCCAGTTCCACGTCCATATATGCCAGATGGTCAAAAAGCAGCGGAAGCCATTCAAGCAAATCTTGCTGACATTGGTGTAAAGGCTGAAATCGTATCATTTGAGTGGGCAACTTATCTAGAAAAAGCTCGTAACGGAGAAGCAGATGCTTTCTTACTTGGTTGGACAGGAGATAACGGTGATGCGGATAACTTCCTTTATGTACTACTAGATGAGGATAATATCGGAAGTAATAACTATGCTTACTACAAAAACCCTAAAGTTCATGACCTATTAATTGAAGCACAAACAGAAACAGATGAAGATAAACGAAATGAACTTTATAAAGAAGCTCAAGTTATCATTCATGAGGATGCACCTTGGGTACCACTTGTTCACTCAACACCTATCTTAGCAGGTAAAAATGAGTTAAGTGGCTTCTATCCACATCCAACGGGATCAGATAAATTACACGAAGTTGAATTTAAATAAGAAGAAATGAACGGGGGGGGGGGAGGACATTTTGCCTCTCCCTTTCCTACATAATAATAAACTCTAATGTGGCTGTATTACTTCCTAGTAGAAAAAAGAGGTGAACTATATGCTCCAATACACATTTCGAAGATTGCTTCAGTTAATTCCAGTATTAATTGGGATTACGATTATCGTTTTTCTTATAATTCATGCGATACCTGGAGATCCTGCCCAAGTAATTTTAGGTCAGCAGGCAACAAAAGAAGCAATAGAGGCATTGCGAGCAAGTTTAGGATTAGATAATCCTTTGTATGTTCAATATGTAGATTATGTGAAAGGGTTGCTTCAAGGAAACTTAGGCGATTCTCTTCGCACGAAAGTACCGGTTTCAGAAGAAATTTGGCCATACTTAGCAGCAACATTTGAGCTTTCTCTCTTTGCTCTCATTATCGCTGTTATTATTGGGGTGAATGCGGGTATTATTTCGGCTTGGTTTCAAAATTCATGGTTTGATTACACGGCTATGGTTCTAGCCCTAATCGGTGTTTCCATGCCTATATTTTGGTTAGGATTAATGGAACAATGGATCTTTGCGCTTCAGCTAGATATTCTCCCTACGACTGGAAGGGATAATATCCGAAATCCAGTTGAATCCATTACGCATTTATATGTATTGGACACGATACTTCAAGGGCGATTTGATCAATTAGGCGAGGTTCTAAAGCATTTAGTATTACCAGGGGTGGCGTTAGCAACAATTCCAATGGCAATTATTGCGCGTATGACTCGTTCAAGTATGTTAGAAGTTATGCGTTCAGATTACATTCGAACAGCGAGAGCCAAAGGAGTTAAAATGTTTTGGGTGGTTTACAAGCATTCATTGAAAAATGCTATTATCCCGGTATTAACGGTTATTGGTTTACAAATGGGATTACTTTTAGGTGGGGCAATCTTAACAGAGACAATCTTTGGATGGCCAGGAATTGGTCGTTATATTTATGAAGCCATATCGTTCCGTGATTATCCGGTTATTCAATCAGGAATATTAGTGATTGCCACCATTTTTGTCGTAATTAATTTGATTGTGGATTTGTTGTATGCAGCGGTGGACCCACGAATTAAATACAACTAGGGGGAGGCAGAAAAGATGGCACAAATAGCGACAAATACAGAAACGGTTGCCCTTCCA from Bacillus sp. 2205SS5-2 includes these protein-coding regions:
- a CDS encoding ABC transporter substrate-binding protein; the encoded protein is MKRKSWLFMLMLLLTISTVLAGCGDKSSSDSSKDSDGENKTLIFGRGGDSVALDPAVVTDGESLKVTKNIFETLVDFGQQDTEIKPLLATEWEPSEDGLTYTFMLREGVKFQDGTDFNAEAVVFNFERWMNGTEDQFPYYGSMFGGFKGDEGHVIEAVTAEDETTVVFTLKRPQAPFLKNLAMSPFAIASPTAVKDLGDKFGDEPKGAGTGPFQFEEWKRNDKVVIKKYDGYWNSEFPKVDEVVFKSIPENSARLNALKAGEIDLADGINPSDAEGINSDDSLQLFERPSMNVGYLGLTSTRPPFDNPLVRQAINHAIDKQAIIDAFYEGQAEVAKNPMPPVISGYNDDIEGYDYNPEKAKELLAEAGMEDGFEMELWAMPVPRPYMPDGQKAAEAIQANLADIGVKAEIVSFEWATYLEKARNGEADAFLLGWTGDNGDADNFLYVLLDEDNIGSNNYAYYKNPKVHDLLIEAQTETDEDKRNELYKEAQVIIHEDAPWVPLVHSTPILAGKNELSGFYPHPTGSDKLHEVEFK
- a CDS encoding ABC transporter permease; the encoded protein is MLQYTFRRLLQLIPVLIGITIIVFLIIHAIPGDPAQVILGQQATKEAIEALRASLGLDNPLYVQYVDYVKGLLQGNLGDSLRTKVPVSEEIWPYLAATFELSLFALIIAVIIGVNAGIISAWFQNSWFDYTAMVLALIGVSMPIFWLGLMEQWIFALQLDILPTTGRDNIRNPVESITHLYVLDTILQGRFDQLGEVLKHLVLPGVALATIPMAIIARMTRSSMLEVMRSDYIRTARAKGVKMFWVVYKHSLKNAIIPVLTVIGLQMGLLLGGAILTETIFGWPGIGRYIYEAISFRDYPVIQSGILVIATIFVVINLIVDLLYAAVDPRIKYN